The Salvelinus namaycush isolate Seneca chromosome 1, SaNama_1.0, whole genome shotgun sequence genome has a window encoding:
- the LOC120055469 gene encoding myosin regulatory light chain 2, atrial isoform-like: protein MASKKAANKRQRGAQKSCSNVFSMFEQSQIQEFKEAFGCIDQDRDGVIKKQDLRETYGQLGKLNVKDEELDEMLNEGKGPINFTVFLALFGEKLNGTDPEDTILAAFKLFDPNGTGFVNKDEFKRLLMNQADKFTAEEVDQAFSVAPIDVAGNIDYKSLCYIITHGDEKEES, encoded by the exons atg GCCAGTAAGAAGGCTGCTAATAAGAGACAGAGGGGAGCCCAGAAGAGCTGCTCCAATGTCTTCTCCATGTTCGAACAGTCTCAGATACAGGAGTTCAAGGAG GCTTTCGGCTGTATTGACCAAGACAGAGATGGTGTGATCAAAAAACAGGACCTGAGAGAAACCTATGGACAGCTAG GGAAGCTGAACGTTAAGGACGAGGAACTGGATGAGATGTTGAACGAGGGGAAGGGTCCCATCAACTTTACTGTGTTCCTCGCTCTATTTGGAGAGAAACTCAACG GCACAGACCCTGAGGACACCATCCTCGCTGCCTTCAAGCTCTTTGACCCAAACGGCACAGGTTTCGTCAACAAGGATGA GTTTAAACGATTACTGATGAACCAGGCTGATAAATTCACAGCAGAGGAG GTGGACCAGGCGTTCTCTGTGGCTCCAATTGACGTGGCCGGCAACATCGATTACAAGTCACTGTGTTACATCATCACACACGGAGACGAGAAGGAGGAGTCCTAA